From the genome of Fusobacterium varium, one region includes:
- the aroQ gene encoding 3-dehydroquinate dehydratase: MKIMILNGPNLNFLGIREKDIYGQDNYQSVCKYIMDKFDDRDIEINIFQSNIEGEMINILQMAYFEKYDGIVINPGAYTHTSIALYDAIKSINIPTVEVHLSNIHQREEFRHKSYTAPACVGQICGFGKEGYILAIEGLIVRLSEKKFNK, translated from the coding sequence ATGAAAATAATGATATTGAATGGACCTAACTTAAATTTTTTAGGTATAAGGGAAAAAGATATATATGGACAGGATAATTATCAGAGTGTATGTAAATATATTATGGATAAATTTGATGACAGAGATATTGAGATAAATATTTTTCAAAGTAATATAGAGGGAGAAATGATAAATATACTTCAGATGGCATATTTTGAAAAATATGATGGAATAGTTATAAATCCTGGAGCTTACACTCATACTTCCATAGCTCTTTATGATGCAATCAAAAGTATAAATATTCCAACTGTGGAGGTTCATCTTTCAAATATTCATCAGAGAGAGGAGTTCAGACATAAATCATATACAGCTCCTGCATGTGTGGGACAGATATGTGGCTTTGGAAAGGAAGGATATATACTTGCCATTGAGGGATTAATAGTTCGTTTGTCTGAGAAAAAATTCAATAAATAG
- the cpg2_3 gene encoding Carboxypeptidase G2 precursor has product MDMKKYLADLEKLVNIDCGSNVPEGVQEVTEFFKKELENEWIIKVYPQNDGKNPVLVAKNRDSEDIDLMFLGHNDTVFPKGTVPAWSYKLEGNIATGAGVYDMKSGVLSMIEVAKEFKNEDITIALVMNTDEEISSRYSRPVIEEIGKNAKYAMVFEPARKNGNAVIERKGLVKYKVEFFGKSSHAGNYPQEGINAILEASRWVTEISKLHNWDIKNSLNVGLIEGGSGVNIVPDYACIKFEGRSHQVEFFETIRKTMEDLKANPLVDGIKVEIEEIGYRPPLVLNDKSATLRNLFDESKAEMGIKYDWEVAGGCSDGNFLGVLGVGVVDAVGPVGGEAHSKNEYLDISTIEERINLAKAVVRKMIDRKII; this is encoded by the coding sequence ATGGATATGAAAAAATATTTAGCAGATTTAGAAAAGTTAGTAAATATTGATTGTGGAAGTAATGTGCCTGAGGGAGTACAAGAAGTTACAGAATTTTTCAAGAAAGAGCTTGAAAATGAATGGATAATTAAAGTATATCCTCAGAATGATGGAAAAAATCCTGTACTGGTTGCTAAAAATAGAGATAGTGAAGATATAGACCTTATGTTTCTAGGGCATAATGATACAGTATTTCCTAAAGGAACTGTGCCAGCATGGTCATATAAGCTTGAAGGAAATATAGCAACAGGAGCAGGGGTATATGATATGAAATCTGGAGTACTTTCTATGATAGAAGTTGCTAAAGAATTTAAAAATGAAGATATCACTATTGCCCTTGTAATGAATACAGATGAGGAAATCAGTTCTCGTTATTCAAGACCTGTAATAGAAGAAATCGGAAAAAATGCAAAATATGCAATGGTATTTGAGCCAGCTCGTAAAAATGGAAATGCTGTAATAGAAAGAAAAGGACTTGTAAAATATAAAGTTGAGTTCTTTGGAAAATCTTCTCATGCAGGAAACTATCCACAAGAGGGAATCAATGCTATCCTTGAAGCTTCTCGTTGGGTAACTGAGATATCTAAACTTCATAACTGGGATATAAAGAACTCACTTAATGTGGGACTTATAGAAGGTGGAAGTGGAGTTAATATTGTTCCTGATTATGCTTGTATCAAATTTGAAGGAAGATCTCATCAAGTAGAATTCTTTGAAACTATCAGAAAGACTATGGAGGATTTAAAAGCAAATCCATTAGTTGATGGAATTAAAGTAGAAATTGAAGAGATTGGATATAGACCTCCATTAGTATTGAATGATAAATCAGCTACACTTCGTAATCTTTTTGATGAAAGTAAAGCTGAAATGGGAATAAAATATGACTGGGAAGTAGCTGGAGGTTGTTCTGATGGGAATTTCCTAGGTGTATTAGGAGTAGGAGTTGTTGATGCAGTAGGTCCTGTTGGTGGAGAGGCTCATAGCAAAAATGAATATCTGGACATATCTACTATTGAAGAAAGAATTAATCTAGCTAAAGCAGTAGTTAGAAAGATGATAGATAGAAAGATAATATAA
- the fhs_2 gene encoding Formate--tetrahydrofolate ligase translates to MYVKNSKSLSDNAALLGRPTGFTLSVKELRISAGAGFIVAMAGDIIDMPGLPKKPAAESIDIDENGKIDGLF, encoded by the coding sequence GTGTATGTCAAAAACTCAAAATCACTATCAGACAATGCAGCACTTTTAGGAAGACCTACTGGATTTACACTATCAGTAAAAGAATTAAGAATATCAGCTGGAGCAGGATTTATAGTAGCTATGGCAGGGGATATAATAGATATGCCAGGACTTCCTAAAAAGCCAGCAGCAGAGTCTATAGATATAGATGAAAATGGAAAAATAGATGGATTATTCTAA
- the fhs_1 gene encoding Formate--tetrahydrofolate ligase, with amino-acid sequence MKTDIQIAQEAKIVNIMEIAKKIGLDEDSIEQYGKYKAKVDLKVLKKLENKKDGKLVLVTAITPTPAGEGKSTVTVGLTQALNKLGKSSIAALREPSLGPVFGMKGGATGGGYSQVIPMEDINLHFTGDLHAIGVAHNLIAACIDNHINSGNALDIDLTKITWKRVLDMNDRALRNIVIGLGGKANGIPRESSFQITVASEIMAALCLATSLSDLKDKIRSMVFGYARDGKALKVGDLKIEGAITALLKEAIKPNLVQTLENTPVFIHGGPFANIAHGCNSILATKLALKLSDYTITEAGFAADLGAEKFLDIKCRKGGLTPNCVVVVATVRALKHHGGAKELSEENLEALEKGIANLDKHIENMKKYNLPVVVAINRFVSDTEKELEFVDKHCREFGVPVALCEVWAKGGEGGITLAEEVLAQLEKGTDNYTPLYDLDMSIKEKIEKIAKEIYGADGVEFVGPAKKMLKTIDELGYGKLPVCMSKTQNHYQTMQHF; translated from the coding sequence GTGAAAACTGATATTCAAATTGCACAGGAAGCTAAAATAGTCAACATTATGGAAATCGCAAAAAAGATAGGACTTGATGAGGACAGCATTGAACAATATGGTAAATACAAAGCTAAAGTAGATTTGAAAGTACTTAAAAAACTAGAGAACAAAAAAGATGGGAAACTGGTACTAGTTACAGCTATCACACCTACTCCTGCTGGGGAAGGTAAATCAACTGTTACAGTTGGACTTACACAAGCACTTAATAAACTTGGAAAATCTTCTATAGCTGCTCTAAGAGAACCGTCATTGGGACCGGTTTTTGGAATGAAAGGAGGAGCTACTGGTGGAGGATATTCACAGGTAATACCTATGGAGGATATAAACTTACATTTTACAGGAGATCTTCATGCTATTGGAGTTGCCCACAACTTAATAGCAGCTTGTATAGATAATCATATTAATTCTGGAAATGCTCTTGACATAGATCTTACAAAGATAACTTGGAAGAGAGTTCTGGATATGAATGACAGAGCACTTAGAAATATAGTGATAGGACTTGGAGGAAAAGCCAATGGAATTCCTAGAGAAAGTTCATTCCAAATCACTGTTGCTTCTGAAATAATGGCAGCATTATGTCTTGCTACATCACTTTCAGACTTAAAGGATAAGATAAGAAGTATGGTGTTTGGATATGCAAGAGATGGAAAAGCTCTTAAAGTAGGAGATTTAAAAATAGAAGGAGCTATTACAGCACTTCTTAAAGAAGCTATTAAGCCAAACCTTGTACAGACATTGGAAAATACACCAGTATTTATCCATGGAGGACCTTTTGCAAATATTGCTCATGGATGCAACTCTATACTGGCTACAAAACTTGCACTTAAACTTTCAGATTATACAATAACAGAAGCAGGGTTTGCTGCTGATCTTGGAGCTGAAAAATTCCTTGATATAAAATGCAGAAAAGGAGGACTTACTCCTAACTGTGTAGTTGTGGTAGCAACTGTAAGAGCTCTAAAACACCACGGTGGAGCTAAGGAACTTTCTGAAGAAAATCTTGAAGCATTAGAAAAAGGAATAGCAAATTTAGATAAGCATATAGAAAATATGAAAAAATATAATTTGCCAGTAGTAGTAGCTATCAACAGATTTGTAAGTGATACTGAAAAAGAACTTGAATTTGTTGATAAACACTGCAGAGAATTTGGAGTACCAGTGGCTCTTTGTGAAGTATGGGCTAAAGGAGGAGAGGGAGGAATCACTCTTGCTGAAGAAGTACTTGCTCAATTAGAAAAAGGAACAGATAACTATACACCATTATATGACTTGGATATGAGTATAAAAGAAAAAATAGAAAAAATAGCAAAAGAAATATATGGAGCAGATGGAGTTGAATTTGTCGGACCTGCTAAGAAAATGCTTAAAACTATAGATGAACTTGGATATGGAAAACTTCCAGTGTGTATGTCAAAAACTCAAAATCACTATCAGACAATGCAGCACTTTTAG
- the aroE gene encoding Shikimate dehydrogenase, protein MKNYGLIGEKLGHSLSPIIHQYIFERYGIKGYYSLYEVEKNNAENIIEGMKIFGIEGVNITIPYKEILLDKIDFLSEEAEKIGAVNVIKINDGKSYGYNSDYYGFIKLLERGEIDIKNKKCVLLGTGGAAKSVIVALHNLGAESITVVSRTLSSKLTNLLGKFPYINIAIYENFLEGDIIINTTPVGMYPNIGASPVTEEVIKRFKGAVDIVYNPLKTEFLKLAEKNGLQCADGLYMLVEQAVKAQEIWQEREFDDSLGEELYNYLADNFIG, encoded by the coding sequence ATGAAAAATTATGGTCTAATAGGAGAAAAGCTTGGACATTCACTTTCTCCCATCATTCATCAGTATATATTTGAAAGATATGGTATAAAAGGGTATTATTCTCTTTATGAGGTTGAAAAAAATAATGCTGAAAATATAATAGAGGGTATGAAAATTTTTGGGATAGAAGGAGTTAATATAACTATTCCATACAAAGAAATTCTCTTAGATAAAATAGATTTCTTGTCAGAAGAAGCAGAGAAAATAGGAGCTGTAAATGTTATTAAAATAAACGATGGAAAAAGTTATGGATATAATAGTGATTACTATGGATTTATAAAACTTCTGGAAAGAGGGGAAATAGATATAAAAAATAAAAAATGTGTGTTACTGGGAACTGGAGGAGCAGCAAAGTCAGTAATAGTAGCTCTTCATAACTTGGGAGCAGAGAGTATAACTGTGGTATCAAGAACCCTTTCGAGCAAACTTACAAATCTTTTAGGAAAATTTCCATATATAAATATAGCTATCTATGAAAACTTTCTGGAAGGAGATATTATAATAAATACAACACCTGTGGGAATGTATCCTAATATTGGAGCTTCGCCTGTAACTGAGGAAGTTATAAAAAGATTCAAAGGAGCAGTGGATATAGTTTATAATCCATTGAAAACAGAGTTTTTGAAATTAGCTGAAAAAAATGGACTGCAATGTGCTGATGGACTTTATATGCTTGTAGAACAAGCAGTAAAAGCACAAGAGATATGGCAGGAAAGAGAATTTGATGATTCATTGGGAGAGGAACTTTACAACTATTTAGCTGATAATTTTATAGGATAA